The stretch of DNA AGGTGTTGGCCTGCGTGGGCAGTCCGGTGACGGGGCTGTAGACGGTCTGCGTGGTGTACGGCACGTTCAGCGCCGCGAGCAGCAGCCCGCGGGCCGCGGCGGCCTGCTGGACGGCGGTGTCGAGCTCGGCGAGCGCGTGGGCGCCGGTGCCGGCCCGCGTGGGCATCCGCTCGGCCAGTTGCTCGGCCAGCTTGTGCAGGTCGGTGATGGCGGTGGTGTACGCCTGGTGGACCTGGAGGGCGGTGCTCTGCCCGGTGAGCGCGGAGCGGCGTACGGCGGCGATGCCGTCGAGGTCCTCGCGCAGCCAGGCCGGCATGTCCTGGTCGGCGCGCAGCTCGTCGACCTGGCGGTCCACGCGGGTGCTGCGCTGCTCGGAGGGCGCCTTGGACCCGGGGCGGCCGGCGGCGACGTAGGAGGTGACCTCGTCGCGCTCGTCGGCCAGCGAGTGGGCGAGGGTGAGCGCGTCCTGGGTCTGCCCGGCGAGCGTCACCAGGTTCTGGGTGTCGCTCACCTGCCCGGAGGCGGCTATCAGGGAGGGCGCGCCCGCGCCCGCCACCGCGGCGGCCACGACGGCGACGGCGGCGATCAGACGGTTGCGTACATGCGTGGGACGGCCCTTGCCGACGGGGGTGACGGGGGGCGTGCCGGACGTCTGCGCCGGCTCTCCTGCCATGGCCGTCTGCTTGCCTGCGCGCCGAGGCCGCTTCTTCTGCACCGGTGCTCGCATTCCTGTACTCGTGTACTCATGGGCCCGGGTGGTGCCCCGTCAGCTGGCGCGGACAGGTGCGTACACCCTCCCCACGCTCTCGACTCCGCTCGAGCAGGGGGGACCTGCATCGGTTCCCGACCCTCCCAGTGCCGGTGGGCAGTGGTCCTGCATCGTCCGACCGGCCACCCGAAGGAGTGAACCCCGGAGGGGAGTTGGCGGGCAAGTTCCTCCGGCGCGTGCACGGGCACGGTGCGGTGGGCCGGTTGGACGTCTGCGGCGGGCTTTGGCAATATTCGCCGCCACGCCTTGCCGGAGTGATCCAATTGCGCCCAAAACAGGCGGCTGACCTGCGTCGCCGCGTCGATTCCCGGACGGTTGCCACCCTTTCGCAGGGCTTGTGAAGGGCTCGTGCAGACTGGCCGGATGCGCACTGAGGTTGTTTCGGAGCCCGGCCGTCCCGACTGCCCCAACGAGGACTTCGCGAGTATCGGACTACCCGCGTCTGGACAGGGTGGTTGCCTTGTCGTCCTGGACGGGGTGACACCACCGCGGACCGGCACGGGATGTTCGCATTCGGTCTCCTGGTTCACCGCCCGGCTGGGCGGCGCACTGACCGAACTGACGGTTTCCTGCCTGGATCTGACGCTGCCGGAGATTCTTTCGCGCGCGATCCTCCGTACCGCCGAGTCACACGCTCCGACCTGTGACCTTTCTCACCCGCGTACACCTCAGGCGACCGTCGTCCTGGCCCGCTGGTCGGCGGAGACGGTCGAGTACCTGGTGCTGTCCGACTCGGTCCTGCTGCTGGAGTCCCCCGACGGCTCGGTCACCCCGGTCCTGGACGACCGGCTGGCCCGGCTGCCCCGGGCCTCGCTCGCCACGGACGCGCTCATCGACGCCGTCGTGCGCAACAAGGAGGGCGGCTTCTTCACCGCGGCGGCGGATCCCTCGGTGGCCGCCCGTGCCGTGACGGGCGGCGTGCCGCGCGCCGAGGTCCGCGCGCTGGCCGCGCTGACGGACGGCGCGGCGCGGTGGGTGGAGAAGTTCCACGCGGGCGACTGGACGCGGTGCCTCGGTCTCGTGCGCGAGCAGGGGGCGGGCTCGCTCGTGGGCCGGGTGCGGGCCCTGGAGTCGGCCGACAAGGAGGAGCGGGCGTATCTGCGCCGCAGCAAGACGCACGACGACGCGACGGTGGTGTTCGTGGAACCGTGAGCGGCCGGGGCCGCGGGCCGGCTACTTCTCCGTGACTTCGTTCAACTCGTGCAGCAGCCGGGCCAGTTCGGCCACTTCGCGGCGGTCCCAGTGGGCGAGCTGGCTGACGTAGCGGGCGCGGCGGGCCTCGCGCACCTGGCCGACCCGGCGGCGGCCGTCGTCGGTGAGGGCCACCAGCCAGGCCCGGCCGTCGGCGGGGTCCGGTTCCCGGGCGACCAGGCCGAGTTCCTCCAGGGCGTGCAGCTGGCGTGACATGGTCGCCTTGCCGACGCCGATGTAGCCGGCCAGCTCCGTGGCGCGCTGGCGGCCGCACTCCTCCAGGCGGACCAGCAGTCCGTAGGCGGCGGGCTCCAGGTGGGGGTGGACCTCGCGGGCCATCTCGCCCTGGTTGGCCCGTGCACGCCGCAGCAGCACCGTCAGTTCCCGTTCGAGGGAGAGGAACTCCCGGTCCGCGCCGCTCGGTGCCACGCCGGACGCGACCTCACGTCCGCCGCCGTTCGCGTCTTCGTGCACGTCAGCCCCTGCCTGAAGGTTTCCCGTTCCTGAAAGTTTCCGCCAGTCGGCGCCATCACCGCAGCTCCGCCAGTATTTCGCAGGCGTAGACCATCGGCAGACTCCGGGCCCCCTTCCCAGGCGCCGGTCTACGTGCGTAGCTTCTTTGCCAGGCAATTACCGGCATGCTCACGCCACTGCTGTCGCCCGCGGTCGCGGGCCGGCGTGGCCCTGCTCGTCAGCGCGACCGGGACATGCCCGTGACCGGGACATGCCCGTATCCCCCCACCGAGCACCACCGAGCCTCGGAGGCACGTCATGTCCGTGCACAGATCCGGAACGGCCCGCGTACGGCGGCTCACCGCCGCGGGAATCCTGCTCGCCGCGTTCTCCCTGCTCCTCACCCTCCCCTCCGCCGCCGCCACCGTGCCCGCGCGCGGCTCCGCCTACATGGGCATGGGCGTCGTGCCGCACGACGGCCGGGGCGGAACGCCGGCCGGCGGGGACGCCACCCAGACCGAGGGCGTCGACGTGGCCAGTTACCAGGGCAACGTCGCCTGGTCCACGCTGTGGAGCAGCGGCGTCAAGTGGGCGTACACGAAGGCCAGCGAGGGGACGTACTACACGAATCCCTACTTCGCCCAGCAGTACAACGGCTCGTACAACGTCGGCATGATCCGCGGCGCGTACCACTTCGCGACCCCGGACACCACCAGCGGCGCCGTCCAGGCCAACTACTTCGTCGACCACGGCGGCGGCTGGTCCCGCGACGGCAAGACCCTGCCGGGCGTCCTCGACATCGAGTGGAACCCGTACGGGGCCTCCTGCTACGGCAAGACGGCGAGCGCCATGGCCGGCTGGATCGCCGACTTCCTGAACACCTACAAGGCCCGCACGGGCCGGGACGCCGTGATCTACACGGCCACGAGCTGGTGGACCGAGTGCACCGGCAACTACGGCGGCTTCGCCGCCAACAACCCGCTGTGGATCGCCCGTTACGCCTCCGACCCGGGCACCCTGCCGGCCGGCTGGGGCTACTACACCATGTGGCAGTACACGTCGTCCGGCCCGACGGTCGGCGACCACAACAAGTTCAACGGCGCACTCGACCGCGTACAGGCACTCGCCAACGGCTAGTGCTGTGACCGGAAAGGTTCACCGGCTCGCGGCGCCCGGCACGGCACTCCCCCAGCCTTCGGCCGGGGGTACCCCCACGCCGCGTTGTCGCATCACCCGAGTACATCCAGTACGCGGGCAATGCTCCGCCTTGCGATGTTCCCCCACTGCCTGAAGGGCGTGGGAGGTGCCCCCAGCACCGGACGCCGCGAGCTTCCCGGCAAACCTTCCCGGCCACAGCACTAGCCCCACCACCACTCCCCGGTCGCGGGCAGGGGGTCGCCCCCGACCGGGGCCCGGGGCGCGCCCGGCGCAGACGCGGCGGCCCGCACCGGGCGCGCCCCGGGACGCACGAAACCCCCGCCGCCCCGGGGCTCACGGGCTCGACCGGCCCCTTTGAGGGGACGGCGCTTCAGTCAGGAGTACCGGGGCGTGACGGTCCAGCCGGAGAACCCGCGGTGGCCATACGGCCGGGAACCCCGGGCACGGCCACACCGCCAGAGACTCGCCGTGCTCACCGGCGGGTCTCCCACGCCGGTCGTGGTGGCCTGCCGTCAGGCGAGGGCGGCCGGCGGGCCGAGGTGGGCCGTACTCGCGGAACGGGCGTGGGGTTCGGCCGGGGAGGACCCGGCCGAACCCCACGCCCCGATGCACCGCTCACCGCGCGGCAGCGCTACGCGGCGGCCGGGATCTCCGGTGACGCACCGTTCGTCGCGGGGGTGAGGGCCAGTTCCAGGACCTGGCGGACGTCGGTGACGGCGTGGACGTCGAGCTTGTCCAGCACCTCCGCCGGGACGTCGTCCAGATCGGGCTCGTTCCGCTTGGGGATGACCACCGTCGTCACACCCGCGCGATGGGCGGCGAGCAGCTTCTGCTTGACGCCGCCGATGGGCAGGACACGCCCGGTCAGCGAGACCTCGCCGGTCATCGCCACGTCCGTGCGGACCAGGCGACCGGACAGGAGCGAGGCGAGCGCGGTCGTCATCGTGATGCCCGCGCTCGGACCGTCCTTCGGCACCGCGCCCGCCGGGAAGTGGATGTGCACGCCCCGGTCCTTCAGGTCACCCACGGGCAGTTCCAGTTCGGCGCCGTGGCTGCGCAGGAAGCTCAGCGCGATCTGCGCGGACTCCTTCATCACATCGCCCAGCTGACCGGTCAGGGTCAGCCCGGCCGCACCCGTCTCCGGGTCCGCCAGGGACGCCTCGACGAAGAGGACGTCGCCGCCGGCCCCGGTGACCGCGAGGCCCGTCGCCACGCCCGGCACGGACGTACGCCGCTCGGCCGGGTCCTGGGCGGACTCCGGAACGTGGTGCGGGCGGCCGATCAGCCCCCGCAGTTCACCGTCCGTGACGGTGAACGGCAGCTCCCGCTCCCCCAGTTCGTGCTGCGCCGCGATCTTGCGCAGCAGCCGTGCGAGGGACCGCTCCAGGGTGCGCACGCCCGCCTCGCGCGTGTACTCGCCAGCGAGCCTGCGTAGCGCCCCCTCCTCGATCGTCACCTCGTCGCCGCGCAGGCCGGCCCGCTCCAGCTGGCGCGGAAGCAGGTGGTCGCGCGCGATGACGACCTTCTCGTCCTCGGTGTAGCCGTCCAGGCGCACGATCTCCATCCGGTCGGCCAGCGCCTCCGGGATCGCCTCCAGGACGTTGGCCGTGGCCAGGAAGACGACGTCGGACAGGTCCAGCTCCACCTCCAGGTAGTGGTCCCGGAACGTGTGGTTCTGCGCCGGGTCCAGGACTTCGAGCAGGGCCGCGGCCGGGTCGCCGCGGAAGTCGGAGCCCACCTTGTCGATCTCGTCGAGCAGGACCACCGGGTTCATCGACCCGGCCTCCTTGACGGCGCGCACGATCCGCCCCGGCAGCGCACCGACGTACGTACGCCGGTGGCCGCGGATCTCGGCCTCGTCGCGGACGCCGCCCAGGGCGACGCGCACGAACTTCCGTCCCATCGCGTGGGCCACGGACTCGCCGAGGCTGGTCTTTCCCACACCGGGCGGCCCGACGAGCGCGAGCACGGCGCCGCCGCGCCGCCCGCCGATCACACCCAGGCCCCGGTCGCCGCGCCTCTTGCGCACCGCCAGGTACTCGGTGATCCGCTCCTTCACGTCCTCCAGGCCCGCGTGCTCGGCGTCCAGGACCGCCTTGGCGCCCTGGATGTCGTAGGCGGAAGCACTGTCATCGGTTCGCTCGTTCCACGGCATCTCGAGGATCGTGTCGAGCCAGGTGCGGATCCAGGAGCCCTCGGGAGAGGCGTCGGAGGCGCGCTCCAGCTTGTCGACCTCCTTGAGCGCGGCCTCCCGGACCTTCTCGGGCAGGTCGGCGGCCTCGACGCGGGCGCGGTAGTCGTCGGACTCCTCGCCGTCGCTCTCGCCGTTCAGCTCGCGCAGCTCCTTGCGGACGGCCTCCAGCTGGCGCCGCAGCAGGAACTCGCGCTGCTGCTTGTCGACGCCCTCCTGGACGTCCTTGGCGATGGACTCCGCCACGTCCTGCTCGGCGAGGTGGTCGCGCAACTGCTGCGTGGCGAGCTTGAGCCGGGCCACCGGGTCGGCGGTCTCCAGCAGCTCGACCTTCTGCTCGGTGGTCAGGAAGGGCGAGTAGCCGGAGTTGTCGGCGAGCGCGGAGACGTCGTCGATGGCCTGCACGCGGTCGACCACCTGCCAGGCTCCGCGCTTGCGCAGCCAGGCCGTGGCGAGCGCCTTGTACTCCTTCACCAGCTCGGCGACCTGGCCGGGCAGAGGTTCGGGCAGGTTCTCCTCGATCCGGGTCCCCTCGACCCACAGCGCCGCGCCAGGACCGGTGGTCCCGGCACCGATCCGCACACGACCGCGGCCACGGATGAGCGCGCCCGGATCACCGTCGGCCAGCCGGCCCACCTGCTCGACCGTGCCCAGCACACCGGTTCTGGCGTACGTCCCCTCGACCCTTGGCACCAACAGCACCCTGGGCTTGCCGGGCTCGTCCCGCGCGGCGGCCTGCGCGGCCTCCACCGCGGCCCGTACCTCGGCGTCGCTCAGGTCCAGCGGAACCACCATTCCGGGCAGCACGACCTCGTCGTCGAGTGGCAACACGGGCAGGGTGAGCGGTGTGAAGGCAGTGGACTCAGCAGCCATGATCTCCCCTTCGGCAGTCAAGTAAGTTGAGCTATGCCGACTCAATGCACGATGCCGGTGGATTGTTCCCCGTCATCTGTTCGCTCTGAGCGATCGGACATCCACAACCAGCACACAAGGAGAAAGGAAGAAGAAAGAAAGGAGAGAGGAGAGAGATGGAGAGGAGAGAGATAAGAGGGAGAAGGCGGAGAAGGGAGAAGGAGGAGTGGGACAGGGAGGAACAGGGAGGGACGGGGGCAGGGAGCCGTAAGAGGCTCAGCCCGTGCCGGGCGCGGCACCCGCCTCCGCGAGGCGTGCCCGCCGCCAGCGCCGCATCACCGGCCACGTCGCCACACCGAGCCCCACCGCGATCAGATGGCCGCAGCTCGTCATCGGATCGTCGAACGCGGCCAGGTCCTGGACCAGCATGCCCACGAACACGGTGAGCAGGGGCCAGCGCAGCCAGGGCGTGAGCAGGCCGGCCAGGGCGCCGAGGCTGGCCGCGACACCGAAGCTGATGCCGTAGTCGAGACGGTGCGCCGCACTGTCCGGCAGACGGCCCGTGAGCACCGCGAGCCCGATGGGGACCTCGGTGGCGAGGGTGGCCAGCACGTGCCCGAACAGGAACACACCGGCGGTGCGCAGACCGCCTATCCGGCGTTCCAGCGCGGTGAGCACCAGCAGGAAGCACAGGGAGTACGCCGACACGACGCCGCCCGCGATCCACAGCGCGCTGGCCGGCAGCACCAGCAGGGGCGCCCGCACCAGGTGGGCGACATCCGTGCTGGAGCTCTGGCGCAGGGCGTCCACCACCGCGGGATCGGCGTACCGGGCGACGAGCGAGGTGACGGCGAGCAGGGCCGCGTACCCGAAGGTGAAGGGGGTGCCTGCGGGGGTGGGCAGCAGCCGCCAGGGGCGCGGACCGCGCAGCCCCCGGAGTCCCGCGGCAGGCCGCGCCGGGCGGGCCGGTTCCGCGCGCACGCCTCCCGGGACAGTGCCGCGCGCCCGCTGCTGCGGCATCCCGGCCGGCGCCCGCGACACCTCCACCGGAACGCCGGCCACGACCGCGTCCGCGCCCCTGTCCGCGCCGTCGTCCACGACGGCGTCCGGAGGCAGGGGCCCACCCGAAGGTGCCGGCGGGCCCGAGGGGCCGGCCGTCGCGGTCCGTTCCACGGTGCGGCACTCCTTCCGTCGCGCCCCACACTTCGCATCCCGGGCGCCCCTGTCCATGACTGGCGCCACGCACGCGACAATTCTCAGCAACCTATTAGGTTCCCGGCCACCCCAGCTACCCCAACTACCCCAGCGACCCTGGCGCCCCCGGCCGACGATCGCGGCCCGCGGCGCGCTCGCACACGGGTGTCACCCCTAATTCATGTGGCCGTACGGGTCCGTTGGGGCAGGATGACCCCATGACCGGCTCGTACGACGCCCCCGAGGTGCTGGACCGCCGCGAGGGCCCCCACGGCGAGGTCGTGCTGCGCCGGCACGGGGCGCTGCTGCAGATCATCGCCAACGGCTGCTTCCTGATGGACACCTCCGACGGGCGCTCCGAGCGCCTCCTGGTCGACGCGGCGCTCGCCGCGCTGCCGGACCGGCGGGCACCGAGCATGCTGATCGGCGGCCTCGGCGTCGGCTTCTCACTCGCGCACGCCGCGGCGGACCCGCACTGGGGCCGGATCACCGTTGTCGAACGCGAACGCGCGATCATCGACTGGCACCGCGGCGGCCCCCTCGCCGAGCTGACCGCCGGCGCGCTGGCCGACCCGCGCACCGAGGTCGTCGAGGGAGACATGATCGCCTACGTCAATGAGACATCCGACACGTTCGACGCGGTGTGCCTGGACATCGACAACGGCCCCGACTGGACGGTCACCGAGGACAACCAGGAGCTGTACGGACAGGCCGGACTGGCAAGCTGCGCAAGGGTGTTGGAGCCGGGCGGGGTACTCGCCGTATGGTCCGCGAAGCCATCTGCGGAATTTGAAGGAACCTTGCGGAATGTCGGATTCCGACAGGTGCGCACCGAAGAGGTCCCCGTTGCCCGGGGCGTTCCGGACGTCGTGCACCTCGCGGTCCGACCTGGATAGCAAAGGCGTGGGGAGTCCCCGTACGCTGCTCCCTTGGCGCCGATCATTCAAGCGTCAATCGCAACTACGCGCAGTCAAGGAATCACCCCACGGATTCCGGAAAGCACACTCAGGGGCGGGCGATGGAGCAGACACACACCGCGCACAACGGCACGACGGCCACCCCGGGCGCCCAGCGCCGGGTCCTGGTGGTCGAGGACGACCAGACGATCATGGATGCCATCGCCACCCGTCTGCGCGCCGAGGGATTCCTCGTGCAGACCGCGGGCGACGGCCCGGCCGCCGTCGACACCGCCGAGGCCTGGCAGCCCGACCTGCTGATCCTCGACATCATGCTGCCCGGCTTCGACGGCCTGGAGGTCTGCCGCCGCGTGCAGGCCCAGCGCCCGGTGCCGGTGCTGATGCTCACCGCGCGGGACGACGAGACCGACATGCTGGTCGGCCTCGGGGTCGGCGCCGACGACTACATGACCAAGCCGTTCTCGATGCGGGAGCTGGCCGCACGCGTGCACGTGCTGCTGCGCCGCATGGAGCGGGCCGCGCTGGCCGCGACGACGCCGCGCAGCGGCATCCTGCGTCTGGGCGAACTGGAGATCGACCACGCCCAGCGCCGGGTGCGCGTGCGCGGCGAGGACGTCCACCTCACCCCGACGGAGTTCGACCTGCTGGTGTGCCTGGCGAACACCCCGCGCGCGGTGCTCTCGCGCGAGCAGCTGCTGGCCGAGGTGTGGGACTGGGCGGACGCCTCCGGCACCCGGACCGTGGACAGCCACATCAAGGCGCTGCGCCGGAAGATCGGCGCCGAGCGGATCCGCACAGTGCACGGCGTGGGCTACGCGCTGGAGACACCGACACCGTGAGCGACGGGCCGGCCGCACGGAGGGACCAGGGCGAGCCCTGGGGTGGCGTTCGCCCGTTCTCGATCAAGACCAAGCTGGGCGCGCTGGTCGTCATATCGGTGCTGATCACCACCGGTCTGCTGATGATCGCGGTGCGCACGGCGACCGAGCTGCGCTTCATCACGGTTTTCTCGATGATCGCCACGCTGCTCATCACGCAGTTCGTGGCGCACTCGCTCACCGCGCCGCTGGACGAGATGAACACGGTGGCCCGCTCCATCTCGCACGGCGACTACACGCGCCGGGTGCGCGAGAGCCGCCGGGACGAGCTGGGCGACCTGGCCCAGACGATCAACCGCATGGCCGACGAGCTGGCGGCGCAGGACCGCCAGCGCAAGGAGCTGGTGGCGAACGTCTCGCACGAGCTGCGCACGCCCATCGCGGGACTGCGCGCGGTGCTGGAGAACATCGTCGACGGGGTCACCGAGGCCGATCCCGAGACCATGCGCACGGCGCTGAAGCAGACCGAGCGGCTCGGCCGGCTGGTGGAGACGCTGCTGGACCTGTCCCGCCTGGACAACGGCGTGGTGCCGCTGAAACTGCGCCGCTTCGAGGTGTGGCCCTACCTGTCGGGTGTGCTGAAGGAGGCCAACATGGTCGCCTCGGCCCGCGCGGGCATCGCCTCCGACTCCGGCAGCCACTCCCGTACGGACGTCCATCTGCACCTGGACGTCTTTCCGCCCGATCTGACCGCGCACGCCGACCCCGAGCGCATCCACCAGGTGGTCGCCAACCTGATCGACAACGCGGTCAAGCACAGCCCGCCGCACGGGCGCGTGACGGTGAAGGCGCGGCGCGGCCCGCAGCCGCAGTCGCTGGAGCTGGAGGTCCTGGACGAGGGGCCCGGCATCCCGCGCTCGGAGTGGCACCGCGTCTTCGAGCGTTTCAACCGGGGCGCGGTGAACCGGCCGCACGGCCCGGGCAGCGACGGCGGCACCGGACTCGGCCTGGCGATCGCTCGCTGGGCGGTGGATCTGCACGGCGGCCGTATCGGGGTGGCCGAATCCGAGCGGGGCTGCCGGATCCTCGTCACTCTTCCGGGCCTGCCCTCTTTGCCAAGTTGACGTAAAGTTCGATCACGAACCCCAAGATCCACGAGCATCCGCGCAGGCGGACACGTGTGATCAGGACGGGGCCTGCATCCCACAGGGGTCAGGCCCGGGTCCCCCCTTCCCTGGCGCAGCGGAACTACGCTTGTTTCCCGCCATTTCAACCCCCGAAACCCGGGTTTTGATGTGACTTACATGACGAAGGAGTGGCCCGACCTGACCTTCCCCCCCTCGGGGGCGTAGCCTTTATTCCCGCTGTCCATCATTCTTGTGAAGCGGAAGAGGGCGGTTGCCGCCGTGTCGCCACAGTCCCCCAGTAACTCGAGCATCTCGACCGACACCGACCAAGCCGGGAAGAACCCCGCGGCCGCGTTCGGTGCCAACGAGTGGCTCGTCGACGAGATCTATCAGCAGTACCTCCAGGACCCGAACTCCGTAGACCGCGCCTGGTGGGACTTCTTCGCCGACTACAGGCCGGGGGCTGCCGCCCCGCAGGCCCCGGCGGGTACCGCGGCCGCGGGGGCCGCGGAGACCACCACCACGGCTCAGGCGGCGCCCGCCGTCGCTCCGGCCGCCCCGGCCCGGCCCGCTCCCCAGGCCGCCGCCGCGCCCGCCGCTCCCGCGCAGGCCCCGGCCGCGCCGCGGCCCGCGGCAGCCGCTCCGGCTCCCGCGAAGCCCGCGGCTCAGGCCCCGGCGCCGGCGAAGCCCGCCGCCAAGGCCGCGCCCGCCGCCGAGGCACCCGTGGGTCCGGAGTTCGTCACGCTGCGTGGTCCCTCCGCCGCGGTCGCGAAGAACATGAACGCCTCGCTGGAACTGCCCACGGCCACGTCCGTGCGCGCCGTCCCGGTGAAGCTGCTGTTCGACAACCGCA from Streptomyces sp. 6-11-2 encodes:
- the lon gene encoding endopeptidase La; the protein is MAAESTAFTPLTLPVLPLDDEVVLPGMVVPLDLSDAEVRAAVEAAQAAARDEPGKPRVLLVPRVEGTYARTGVLGTVEQVGRLADGDPGALIRGRGRVRIGAGTTGPGAALWVEGTRIEENLPEPLPGQVAELVKEYKALATAWLRKRGAWQVVDRVQAIDDVSALADNSGYSPFLTTEQKVELLETADPVARLKLATQQLRDHLAEQDVAESIAKDVQEGVDKQQREFLLRRQLEAVRKELRELNGESDGEESDDYRARVEAADLPEKVREAALKEVDKLERASDASPEGSWIRTWLDTILEMPWNERTDDSASAYDIQGAKAVLDAEHAGLEDVKERITEYLAVRKRRGDRGLGVIGGRRGGAVLALVGPPGVGKTSLGESVAHAMGRKFVRVALGGVRDEAEIRGHRRTYVGALPGRIVRAVKEAGSMNPVVLLDEIDKVGSDFRGDPAAALLEVLDPAQNHTFRDHYLEVELDLSDVVFLATANVLEAIPEALADRMEIVRLDGYTEDEKVVIARDHLLPRQLERAGLRGDEVTIEEGALRRLAGEYTREAGVRTLERSLARLLRKIAAQHELGERELPFTVTDGELRGLIGRPHHVPESAQDPAERRTSVPGVATGLAVTGAGGDVLFVEASLADPETGAAGLTLTGQLGDVMKESAQIALSFLRSHGAELELPVGDLKDRGVHIHFPAGAVPKDGPSAGITMTTALASLLSGRLVRTDVAMTGEVSLTGRVLPIGGVKQKLLAAHRAGVTTVVIPKRNEPDLDDVPAEVLDKLDVHAVTDVRQVLELALTPATNGASPEIPAAA
- a CDS encoding spermidine synthase, encoding MTGSYDAPEVLDRREGPHGEVVLRRHGALLQIIANGCFLMDTSDGRSERLLVDAALAALPDRRAPSMLIGGLGVGFSLAHAAADPHWGRITVVERERAIIDWHRGGPLAELTAGALADPRTEVVEGDMIAYVNETSDTFDAVCLDIDNGPDWTVTEDNQELYGQAGLASCARVLEPGGVLAVWSAKPSAEFEGTLRNVGFRQVRTEEVPVARGVPDVVHLAVRPG
- a CDS encoding ATP-binding protein — encoded protein: MSDGPAARRDQGEPWGGVRPFSIKTKLGALVVISVLITTGLLMIAVRTATELRFITVFSMIATLLITQFVAHSLTAPLDEMNTVARSISHGDYTRRVRESRRDELGDLAQTINRMADELAAQDRQRKELVANVSHELRTPIAGLRAVLENIVDGVTEADPETMRTALKQTERLGRLVETLLDLSRLDNGVVPLKLRRFEVWPYLSGVLKEANMVASARAGIASDSGSHSRTDVHLHLDVFPPDLTAHADPERIHQVVANLIDNAVKHSPPHGRVTVKARRGPQPQSLELEVLDEGPGIPRSEWHRVFERFNRGAVNRPHGPGSDGGTGLGLAIARWAVDLHGGRIGVAESERGCRILVTLPGLPSLPS
- a CDS encoding MarR family winged helix-turn-helix transcriptional regulator, whose product is MHEDANGGGREVASGVAPSGADREFLSLERELTVLLRRARANQGEMAREVHPHLEPAAYGLLVRLEECGRQRATELAGYIGVGKATMSRQLHALEELGLVAREPDPADGRAWLVALTDDGRRRVGQVREARRARYVSQLAHWDRREVAELARLLHELNEVTEK
- a CDS encoding protein phosphatase 2C domain-containing protein, yielding MRTEVVSEPGRPDCPNEDFASIGLPASGQGGCLVVLDGVTPPRTGTGCSHSVSWFTARLGGALTELTVSCLDLTLPEILSRAILRTAESHAPTCDLSHPRTPQATVVLARWSAETVEYLVLSDSVLLLESPDGSVTPVLDDRLARLPRASLATDALIDAVVRNKEGGFFTAAADPSVAARAVTGGVPRAEVRALAALTDGAARWVEKFHAGDWTRCLGLVREQGAGSLVGRVRALESADKEERAYLRRSKTHDDATVVFVEP
- a CDS encoding rhomboid-like protein, producing MERTATAGPSGPPAPSGGPLPPDAVVDDGADRGADAVVAGVPVEVSRAPAGMPQQRARGTVPGGVRAEPARPARPAAGLRGLRGPRPWRLLPTPAGTPFTFGYAALLAVTSLVARYADPAVVDALRQSSSTDVAHLVRAPLLVLPASALWIAGGVVSAYSLCFLLVLTALERRIGGLRTAGVFLFGHVLATLATEVPIGLAVLTGRLPDSAAHRLDYGISFGVAASLGALAGLLTPWLRWPLLTVFVGMLVQDLAAFDDPMTSCGHLIAVGLGVATWPVMRRWRRARLAEAGAAPGTG
- a CDS encoding response regulator transcription factor; the encoded protein is MEQTHTAHNGTTATPGAQRRVLVVEDDQTIMDAIATRLRAEGFLVQTAGDGPAAVDTAEAWQPDLLILDIMLPGFDGLEVCRRVQAQRPVPVLMLTARDDETDMLVGLGVGADDYMTKPFSMRELAARVHVLLRRMERAALAATTPRSGILRLGELEIDHAQRRVRVRGEDVHLTPTEFDLLVCLANTPRAVLSREQLLAEVWDWADASGTRTVDSHIKALRRKIGAERIRTVHGVGYALETPTP
- a CDS encoding lysozyme, producing the protein MSVHRSGTARVRRLTAAGILLAAFSLLLTLPSAAATVPARGSAYMGMGVVPHDGRGGTPAGGDATQTEGVDVASYQGNVAWSTLWSSGVKWAYTKASEGTYYTNPYFAQQYNGSYNVGMIRGAYHFATPDTTSGAVQANYFVDHGGGWSRDGKTLPGVLDIEWNPYGASCYGKTASAMAGWIADFLNTYKARTGRDAVIYTATSWWTECTGNYGGFAANNPLWIARYASDPGTLPAGWGYYTMWQYTSSGPTVGDHNKFNGALDRVQALANG